The Glycine soja cultivar W05 chromosome 8, ASM419377v2, whole genome shotgun sequence genome has a window encoding:
- the LOC114421373 gene encoding uncharacterized protein LOC114421373, translating to MSRNDDVVEQNAATTTTTSSTTIRNRADPFLVACRCFSFLTSLAAILCIAVNVLSAVRSFKHASDIFDGIFRCYAVLIAAFVVLAETEWSFIIKFSKVLEYWAARGMLQIFAAVMTRAFPGYIGDRRDLFLLQSIASYLLLACGVVYVVSGILCIGFLKRARQKQEITREQATKDLEELERRREELEQLLLAERV from the exons ATGTCTCGAAACGACGACGTAGTGGAACAGAACGcggccaccaccaccaccacgtcGTCGACCACTATAAGAAACAGAGCAGACCCGTTCCTGGTAGCGTGCAGATGCTTCAGCTTCCTCACCTCTCTCGCCGCCATTCTCTGCATCGCCGTCAATGTCCTCTCCGCCGTCCGTTCCTTCAAACACGCATCTGAC ATTTTCGACGGCATATTCCGGTGCTACGCCGTTCTTATAGCGGCTTTCGTGGTCCTCGCCGAGACCGAATGGAGTTTCATCATAAAGTTCTCGAAG GTTTTGGAGTATTGGGCTGCCAGGGGTATGCTGCAGATCTT TGCTGCAGTCATGACAAGGGCATTTCCTGGCTATATTGGGGACCGGAGGGACCTTTTTCTTCTACAGAGCATAGCAAGTTATTTGCTACTTGCCTGTGGTGTTGTTTATGTTGTTTCA GGTATCCTTTGCATTGGTTTTCTTAAACGTGCCCGCCAGAAGCAAGAGATTACAAGAGAGCAAGCCACCAAGGATCTGGAG GAGTTGGAACGCCGCAGAGAGGAACTTGAACAACTACTCCTTGCTGAGAGAGTTTAA
- the LOC114421372 gene encoding ycf20-like protein, with translation MACQMGSTILKWRLSITDYKSSENSCIALATSRIHCCCCETNFNRLTLNGTKSSPFSQSCFLGRRAGWKIAFALNTGGVSGNGDQQSFNEASSNLGGTRLGRILSAGGRQLLEKLNAARKNIPLKVFLLLLGFYTANALATILGQTGDWDVLVAGVVVAAIEGIGMLIYRKPPTAKTGRLQSFLVLVNYWKAGICLGLFVDAFKLGS, from the exons ATGGCTTGTCAAATGGGATCTACGATTCTGAAATGGAGATTATCAATTACAGATTATAAAAGCTCTGAAAATTCATGTATAGCCCTTGCAACTTCCAGAATCCACTGTTGTTGCTGTGAGACAAATTTTAACAGGCTAACTCTAAATGGCACAAAGTCTTCACCTTTTTCTCAGAGCTG TTTCTTGGGAAGAAGAGCTGGGTGGAAAATAGCTTTTGCCTTGAACACAGGTGGAGTGTCTGGAAATGGTGACCAACAAAGCTTCAACGAAGCCAGTTCCAATCTTGGTGGTACTCGATTGGGTAGGATACTGAGTGCGGGTGGCAGACAACTTCTAGAAAAGCTGAACGCAGCTAGAAAGAATATCCCTTTGAAAGTATTCCTGCTACTTTTGGGTTTCTACACGGCAAATGCACTAGCTACAATCCTTGGACAAACTGGTGACTGGGATGTTCTGGTTGCTGGTGTTGTGGTAGCTGCAATTGAGGGGATCGGCATGCTAATATATAGAAAGCCGCCTACTGCGAAGACTGGGAGGTTGCAGTCTTTTCTAGTGCTGGTGAACTACTGGAAAGCTGGCATATGTTTAGGTCTCTTTGTAGATGCTTTTAAGTTAGGCAGCTAA